A region of uncultured Carboxylicivirga sp. DNA encodes the following proteins:
- a CDS encoding helix-turn-helix domain-containing protein yields METGKLIKELRLQKGMTQEELAEKTELSSRTIQRIENGEVDPRAYTLQMIAKALEVDFSLFIKKEAHKTDFTAQSTPNNWLAILHLSGLLPLILPTVLIWKSKNDKTKEMLLHFRAVISFQLIIWALCLACFWIYWKVNQPIPLIGTLLAGALVSIINSFQVLFGKSFIHPLFKHSDASNKQT; encoded by the coding sequence ATGGAAACAGGCAAACTCATCAAAGAATTAAGGTTACAAAAAGGAATGACTCAGGAAGAACTAGCTGAGAAAACAGAGCTTAGTTCAAGAACAATACAACGCATCGAAAATGGAGAAGTAGATCCCAGAGCCTACACACTGCAGATGATAGCCAAAGCTCTGGAGGTTGATTTCAGTTTGTTTATAAAAAAGGAGGCCCATAAAACCGATTTTACCGCTCAGTCAACCCCAAATAACTGGCTGGCTATTTTACACTTAAGTGGATTACTACCACTTATACTCCCAACGGTATTAATCTGGAAGTCTAAAAACGACAAAACAAAAGAAATGCTGCTTCACTTTCGTGCGGTGATAAGTTTTCAATTAATTATATGGGCTCTCTGTTTAGCCTGCTTTTGGATATACTGGAAAGTTAATCAACCCATACCGTTGATTGGAACTTTATTAGCAGGTGCATTGGTTTCAATCATAAACTCATTTCAGGTTTTGTTTGGTAAATCATTTATTCATCCATTATTTAAGCATTCGGATGCTTCTAATAAACAGACCTAA
- a CDS encoding GPP34 family phosphoprotein gives MELTLTEKLLLLALEDEKGIFNPWANGFEYALAGSILLELSMVGKIELSDKKIKPISNTLIKDDLLMPYLNMISHSDKIRKIDYWISKIANKASDIKSILTARLIKKRILREEEKKILWIFTSKRYPATNSKPENEVRRKLNAIVDNWETPEMEDLMLISLVDVCSLNNEVYGKEKTKASKERIKKLVEQSKTNAMINSTVKEIHDAIMAAVVLMIATSVITTSVSTGS, from the coding sequence ATGGAACTTACTCTAACCGAAAAACTTTTATTACTTGCACTCGAGGATGAAAAGGGAATTTTTAATCCTTGGGCTAATGGCTTCGAGTATGCTTTGGCTGGTAGTATTTTACTGGAATTAAGTATGGTTGGTAAAATTGAACTTTCCGACAAGAAAATAAAACCGATATCCAATACCCTTATTAAAGATGACTTGTTAATGCCTTATTTAAATATGATAAGCCATTCGGATAAAATACGTAAAATTGATTATTGGATAAGTAAAATAGCAAACAAGGCTAGTGATATTAAATCAATTTTAACAGCCCGTCTGATAAAAAAGAGAATATTGCGTGAAGAAGAGAAAAAGATATTGTGGATTTTTACATCTAAAAGATATCCGGCTACTAACTCAAAGCCCGAAAACGAAGTGCGACGAAAATTAAATGCAATTGTTGACAACTGGGAAACACCCGAAATGGAAGATCTGATGTTAATAAGTCTGGTTGATGTTTGCAGTCTCAACAATGAAGTCTACGGAAAAGAAAAGACTAAAGCTTCTAAAGAAAGAATCAAAAAACTGGTTGAGCAATCAAAAACTAATGCAATGATTAATTCAACAGTTAAGGAAATTCATGATGCAATAATGGCTGCAGTTGTATTAATGATAGCAACTTCTGTTATTACAACAAGTGTTTCAACTGGAAGTTAA
- a CDS encoding histidine kinase: protein MKQLLFRLCKRNFIFSHSFFLLIALLFSSNVLCAEDLSIYDNTTWNVIRERLFNGENTKAYRFEEDIRFQVIGAKNQQDSAIFTQLIDELNELMETVQITMVDKDPNFKLTIENNPGGMSTSYSQDFSGSKITKVDLGIGSNLPLSDSQSINGIYFFTVRHLTKLFPPRNGRTVYEGILDNELILRPQNVVFKEIDKNVIRHLYSENFYQKLKTTIVNREGYEAYLKLRYDKLSNNLLIAFRLVLLIIGFLYYLLVESKRFKKPGLFLYLKQRAIILLFIPFFYSTIGISHNVLIFAISRPFIFLINYLLSIIIAIHFLFFIYYTEKKIFERIKTFIGQQVIILLTTISAGFMLPILFNALANIVNSLIKFGTMPISIWRNPSTSWLLFILSIAILRIFYNIITYRIQSMVNQKDVEIAKMKELKNQAELNALHSRINPHFLYNSLNSIASLAHIDANKTETMATGLSELFRYSINKENKTFVTVAEELEMVNKYLEIEKTRFGDRLIYEINSDESTLNKQIPKFMIQPLVENAIKHGLSKIKETGRILVEIKQMGKDLIIFIFDNGPDFPAEPVSGYGLQNLNDKLDIIYGDKASINWENGNNKHFKITLKNQF, encoded by the coding sequence ATGAAACAGTTGTTATTTCGTCTTTGTAAGAGAAACTTTATTTTCTCGCATTCATTCTTCCTTCTTATTGCTTTACTATTTTCTTCCAATGTATTATGCGCAGAAGACCTAAGCATTTATGATAATACCACCTGGAACGTTATCCGGGAAAGACTTTTTAATGGAGAAAACACCAAAGCTTATCGCTTTGAAGAGGATATCCGCTTTCAGGTTATTGGAGCAAAAAACCAACAGGACTCAGCGATTTTCACCCAACTGATTGATGAGTTAAACGAATTGATGGAAACCGTTCAGATTACAATGGTGGATAAGGATCCGAATTTTAAACTAACAATTGAAAATAATCCTGGCGGGATGTCAACAAGTTATAGTCAGGATTTTTCTGGCTCAAAAATTACAAAAGTTGATCTGGGGATAGGTTCAAATTTGCCACTCTCAGATTCACAATCTATAAATGGAATCTACTTTTTCACTGTTAGACATTTAACGAAACTCTTTCCTCCTCGAAATGGAAGAACTGTGTATGAAGGCATTCTTGACAATGAACTCATCTTACGACCTCAAAATGTAGTTTTTAAAGAGATTGATAAGAATGTCATTAGGCATTTATATTCCGAAAATTTCTACCAAAAATTAAAGACAACTATTGTTAACAGAGAAGGATATGAAGCTTATTTAAAATTAAGATATGACAAACTATCAAATAACCTATTGATCGCATTCAGATTAGTATTACTAATAATCGGATTCTTATACTATTTGTTAGTTGAATCAAAAAGATTTAAAAAACCCGGATTATTTCTTTACCTAAAGCAAAGAGCTATAATTCTACTTTTTATTCCATTTTTCTATTCAACTATAGGTATATCACATAACGTTTTGATTTTTGCAATATCAAGACCTTTTATCTTTTTAATCAACTATTTGCTATCGATTATAATTGCTATTCACTTCCTGTTTTTTATTTATTACACTGAAAAAAAGATATTTGAAAGGATTAAAACTTTCATAGGCCAACAGGTTATAATATTATTAACCACTATCTCAGCAGGTTTTATGTTGCCAATATTATTTAATGCTTTAGCCAATATTGTTAATAGTTTAATTAAATTCGGAACAATGCCTATTTCAATCTGGCGTAATCCAAGTACGTCATGGCTGTTATTTATTCTATCAATAGCCATCCTACGTATCTTCTACAACATTATCACCTACCGCATCCAAAGTATGGTCAACCAAAAAGATGTTGAGATTGCAAAGATGAAGGAACTAAAAAACCAGGCAGAATTAAATGCTTTACATTCGCGAATTAATCCACATTTCTTATATAATTCTTTGAACTCCATTGCCAGCCTGGCTCATATCGATGCCAATAAAACCGAAACCATGGCTACCGGTCTTTCTGAGCTCTTTAGATACTCTATCAATAAAGAGAATAAAACCTTTGTTACGGTAGCCGAAGAACTGGAGATGGTGAACAAATACCTTGAAATAGAAAAAACACGTTTTGGAGATCGCTTAATTTATGAAATCAATTCCGACGAAAGTACGCTCAACAAACAAATTCCCAAATTTATGATTCAGCCATTGGTTGAGAATGCTATCAAACATGGACTTTCGAAAATAAAAGAAACAGGTAGAATTTTAGTTGAAATAAAACAAATGGGTAAAGACTTGATAATTTTTATTTTTGACAATGGGCCGGACTTTCCTGCTGAACCGGTAAGTGGTTATGGATTGCAAAACCTCAACGACAAACTGGATATTATCTATGGAGATAAAGCAAGTATCAACTGGGAAAATGGAAACAACAAGCACTTTAAAATAACCCTGAAAAATCAATTTTAA
- a CDS encoding LytTR family transcriptional regulator DNA-binding domain-containing protein — MTIHQPYQTIIVDDEPLARTRLQSIIAEYPEKFKVIAEAENGEEAIEKINRLRPDLVFLDIQMPEINGFDVLKKLDYFPKIIFCTAFDEFALQAFDTNCIDYLVKPLTKERFSKTIAKLNQLNGNHNEINLNALIDQFNLQYHRNETTSIPVKVGDRVIFVRLEEVSYIQSDEKYVNIVTKHAKSYILDSSLKKLEEKLPDYFIRVHKSYLINKNLLKEIRKHFNNRFVLILDDYSQSKITSGRSYYQPIKSLLEY; from the coding sequence ATGACCATTCATCAACCATACCAAACCATTATTGTAGATGATGAACCTTTGGCACGAACCCGTCTGCAATCAATCATAGCTGAATATCCCGAAAAATTTAAAGTAATTGCTGAAGCCGAAAATGGAGAAGAAGCCATTGAAAAAATCAATCGATTGAGGCCTGATTTGGTTTTTCTGGATATACAAATGCCGGAAATTAATGGTTTTGATGTACTCAAAAAGCTTGACTATTTTCCTAAAATTATTTTTTGCACAGCATTCGATGAATTTGCATTACAAGCATTCGATACCAATTGCATCGACTATCTGGTTAAACCGCTCACCAAAGAGCGGTTTTCTAAAACCATTGCTAAGCTCAATCAATTAAACGGTAATCATAATGAAATTAACCTCAATGCATTGATCGATCAATTCAACCTTCAATATCACAGAAATGAAACAACTTCCATTCCGGTTAAGGTTGGCGACCGTGTTATTTTTGTCAGATTAGAGGAAGTATCCTACATTCAATCCGATGAAAAATACGTGAATATTGTAACCAAACATGCCAAATCGTATATTTTGGATTCAAGCCTTAAAAAGCTGGAAGAGAAATTACCTGATTATTTTATTAGGGTGCACAAATCATACCTCATCAATAAAAATCTGTTAAAAGAAATACGTAAGCATTTTAACAATCGGTTTGTGCTGATACTGGATGATTACAGCCAGAGTAAGATAACGAGTGGTAGAAGTTATTACCAACCAATCAAATCTTTGTTAGAGTATTAA
- a CDS encoding 4Fe-4S binding protein has product MRKQISQNSINNYIVILLLLTAVAIAGGAKFEWLKPSKEPIYNLSDIKKVYPQAISFRKNTDKSLTVLDASNKAIGFALISEELEARSQGYAGNVPLLIAINAERMITGVHLLKNNETGDYIEHVVDKHLLDSWNRLPLDTNLMNIQVDAITGATRSSNAIIRTFEKTIGNYLLMEKQRIKISWSFILQITMTVVLILLSLNMVLRRKHKKIYIYYLVAVLGIMGLWLKQMLSLEVFHNWLSHGLPWQSNPLLIVILILSVAMAIAGHKKYFCNFLCPMGALQVLTAKISPFKKRPFPVKLGVVTLRNIYLTYIWVSLILGFALPLANLEPFMSFSFSVASLVMLGAGILIVLLSVFFNRPWCQICPTGCLLDTIPSLYSNIKNKSNEK; this is encoded by the coding sequence ATGCGCAAGCAAATCTCACAGAATAGTATTAATAACTATATTGTTATTTTGCTACTATTAACTGCTGTTGCCATAGCAGGAGGAGCAAAATTTGAATGGTTAAAACCATCGAAGGAACCGATCTACAATCTATCAGATATTAAAAAAGTTTATCCTCAGGCAATCTCTTTCAGGAAAAACACTGATAAAAGCCTGACTGTACTTGATGCCAGCAACAAAGCAATTGGCTTTGCACTTATCTCAGAGGAGCTGGAAGCCAGATCTCAGGGATATGCAGGCAATGTGCCCTTGCTGATTGCCATAAATGCAGAAAGAATGATAACAGGTGTTCACCTGTTAAAAAATAATGAAACAGGAGATTACATCGAGCATGTTGTTGACAAACATCTTCTTGATTCATGGAACAGATTACCCCTGGATACTAACCTGATGAACATACAGGTAGATGCCATAACCGGAGCTACCCGAAGCAGTAACGCTATTATCCGAACCTTTGAAAAAACCATTGGTAATTACTTATTAATGGAAAAGCAACGTATTAAAATTTCGTGGTCTTTCATTCTTCAGATCACAATGACCGTTGTGCTAATACTTCTTTCATTAAACATGGTGCTTCGTCGCAAGCATAAAAAAATATACATCTACTATTTGGTGGCTGTTTTAGGCATTATGGGACTTTGGCTAAAACAAATGCTCTCATTAGAGGTATTTCACAACTGGTTAAGTCACGGATTGCCTTGGCAAAGTAATCCGTTATTAATTGTTATTTTGATATTATCTGTTGCAATGGCTATTGCCGGTCATAAAAAATACTTTTGCAATTTTCTTTGTCCTATGGGAGCTCTGCAGGTTCTTACAGCAAAAATATCACCATTCAAAAAGAGACCATTCCCTGTCAAACTAGGAGTAGTAACATTACGCAATATTTACCTGACTTATATCTGGGTTAGCCTTATTTTAGGTTTTGCCCTGCCCCTGGCAAATTTAGAACCGTTTATGTCTTTTTCATTTTCGGTTGCTTCCTTGGTAATGTTAGGAGCCGGTATATTGATTGTTCTGCTATCAGTGTTTTTCAATCGTCCCTGGTGCCAGATTTGTCCAACCGGTTGTTTGCTCGATACCATACCCTCATTATACTCCAACATTAAAAATAAAAGCAATGAAAAATAA
- a CDS encoding flavin reductase, whose amino-acid sequence MKNKASLLNIVLALTVVILVFQINNTDKQIKPATPAVSAIHQSQPHDSISSVKKSVGPKGLIMPMPALVIGSYSAEGEPDIMTAAWAGIANSDPMSIAVSIRSSRKTYENIMATGCFTVNVPSARYVAEMDYAGIVSGHDENKFKTLNLTPVKGDFVNAPFVGEFPIVIECEVSEMIDLGSHRQFIGKVIDTKVNQNLLSTDGHVDIEALQPIIYAEGYYYGYGQRLAKPWDIYKKFKDDMEPTFQPVIHPNPTLSTIYNRKSVRHFTNEQVREDQLTELVKAGMAAPTAVNKQPWAFIAINDRAMLDVLADSLPHAKMLKQATAAIAVCGDLNKALQGQAQIYWVQDCSAATQNILLAAEALGLGAVWTGVHPNTEREATVKNLLNLPDHIIPLNVIAIGHPTGEDQPKDKWKPENMHINKW is encoded by the coding sequence ATGAAAAATAAAGCATCACTACTTAATATTGTTTTAGCTCTCACAGTGGTTATTCTGGTTTTTCAGATAAATAACACTGATAAACAGATAAAGCCAGCAACACCTGCTGTTTCTGCAATTCATCAATCACAGCCTCATGACAGTATTAGTTCTGTAAAAAAATCAGTGGGTCCTAAAGGTTTGATTATGCCCATGCCTGCATTGGTTATCGGATCGTACAGCGCAGAAGGAGAACCTGATATTATGACAGCAGCCTGGGCAGGCATTGCCAATTCCGATCCAATGAGTATTGCTGTATCCATTCGCTCTTCGCGAAAAACATATGAAAATATAATGGCAACCGGTTGCTTTACTGTAAATGTGCCTTCGGCCCGATATGTAGCAGAAATGGATTATGCCGGAATTGTCTCTGGTCATGATGAAAATAAATTTAAGACCTTAAATCTTACTCCGGTGAAGGGCGATTTTGTAAATGCACCTTTTGTTGGCGAATTTCCTATTGTGATTGAATGTGAAGTAAGTGAAATGATAGATCTGGGGTCACACCGTCAGTTTATAGGTAAGGTTATCGACACCAAAGTAAATCAAAACCTGCTAAGTACAGATGGTCATGTTGACATTGAAGCCTTACAACCCATAATTTATGCTGAAGGATATTATTATGGTTATGGTCAACGTTTGGCAAAACCATGGGATATTTATAAAAAATTTAAAGATGATATGGAACCTACATTTCAACCTGTAATCCATCCCAATCCTACCTTATCGACCATTTACAACCGAAAAAGCGTTCGTCACTTTACGAATGAGCAGGTGCGTGAAGATCAGTTAACTGAATTGGTAAAAGCAGGTATGGCAGCTCCTACGGCTGTTAACAAACAACCCTGGGCTTTTATTGCGATCAACGACAGAGCCATGCTTGATGTATTGGCCGATTCATTACCTCATGCCAAGATGCTTAAACAAGCTACAGCTGCAATAGCTGTCTGTGGGGACCTTAATAAAGCTTTACAGGGGCAGGCCCAGATTTATTGGGTTCAAGACTGCTCGGCTGCTACTCAAAATATTTTACTGGCAGCAGAAGCACTGGGACTGGGTGCTGTGTGGACAGGAGTTCATCCTAATACAGAGCGCGAAGCAACTGTTAAAAACCTTTTGAATTTGCCCGATCACATTATTCCGCTTAATGTTATTGCAATTGGACATCCGACAGGTGAGGATCAACCAAAAGACAAGTGGAAACCCGAAAATATGCATATCAATAAGTGGTAA
- the ygiD gene encoding 4,5-DOPA dioxygenase extradiol: MKRRHFIRTVSALSLTPITMKLNGLNKLANTGSQTAPMPLLFLGHGSPMNAIEDNIFTREFRAVADRFDKPRAILVVSAHWETRGTYVTAMEHPPTIHDFGGFPQALFDVQYPAPGSPELAKETQQLIKTTDVGLNDQWGLDHGAWSVIRHMYPDADVPVVQLSLDYGQDAQYHYELGQQLAALREKGVLIVGSGNLIHNLRMIAWDKLELPEYGYDWALEAQDKMNRFILNDDHQSLIDFRKQGRAFSLSIPTPDHYLPLLYVLGLKEEKDKVSLFNDKAIGGSLSMTSVLINRT, translated from the coding sequence ATGAAACGACGACATTTCATCAGGACAGTATCAGCCCTTTCGTTAACACCGATAACAATGAAACTAAACGGATTAAATAAATTAGCAAATACAGGCAGTCAGACAGCACCTATGCCACTGCTTTTTTTGGGACATGGTAGTCCGATGAATGCCATCGAAGACAATATATTTACCAGGGAATTCAGAGCGGTTGCGGATCGATTTGACAAGCCAAGGGCCATACTGGTTGTATCGGCTCATTGGGAAACACGTGGTACCTATGTGACAGCGATGGAACACCCGCCAACGATACATGACTTTGGAGGGTTCCCTCAGGCTTTATTCGATGTGCAGTATCCTGCACCGGGAAGTCCTGAACTGGCTAAAGAAACCCAGCAATTGATTAAAACAACTGATGTGGGATTGAATGATCAGTGGGGACTGGATCATGGTGCATGGAGTGTGATTCGTCATATGTATCCTGATGCTGATGTGCCGGTTGTGCAATTAAGTCTGGATTATGGACAAGATGCTCAATATCATTATGAATTGGGTCAACAACTGGCGGCTCTGCGCGAAAAAGGGGTGTTGATAGTAGGAAGCGGAAACCTGATACATAATTTGAGAATGATTGCCTGGGATAAACTTGAATTGCCTGAATATGGATACGATTGGGCTTTGGAAGCGCAGGATAAAATGAATCGATTCATTTTAAATGATGATCATCAGTCATTGATTGACTTCAGAAAACAAGGAAGGGCTTTTTCGCTTTCAATACCAACACCGGATCATTATTTACCATTGCTCTATGTGCTGGGATTAAAGGAAGAAAAGGATAAAGTATCCTTATTTAATGATAAAGCAATTGGTGGATCGCTTAGCATGACATCTGTTTTAATTAACCGGACTTAA
- a CDS encoding YceI family protein, with translation METTGKTVWVLDPTHSEVTFKVKHMMISNVKGEFKEVSAIIDGEDFETSKITATINAASIFTNNDDRDNHLKSGDFFDAEKYPTLSFEGTAFEKVDDDEYKLTGLLTIKDVIKEVTFDVEFGGIGKDPWGNEKAGFSLEGKINRKDWGLNWNAALEAGGVLVSEDVKIQAEVQFVKQVE, from the coding sequence ATGGAAACTACAGGAAAAACAGTATGGGTATTAGACCCAACACACAGTGAAGTAACTTTTAAAGTGAAACACATGATGATTTCAAATGTGAAAGGTGAATTTAAAGAAGTATCAGCTATTATTGATGGTGAAGATTTCGAAACGTCAAAGATTACAGCTACAATTAATGCAGCATCAATCTTTACCAACAATGACGACAGAGATAATCACTTAAAAAGTGGCGATTTCTTTGATGCAGAGAAATATCCTACTTTATCATTTGAAGGCACTGCTTTTGAAAAAGTAGATGATGACGAATACAAACTAACTGGTTTGTTAACTATTAAAGATGTTATTAAGGAAGTAACTTTTGATGTTGAATTTGGTGGAATTGGAAAAGATCCGTGGGGTAATGAAAAAGCTGGATTCTCATTAGAAGGAAAAATTAATCGTAAAGATTGGGGCTTGAACTGGAATGCAGCTCTTGAAGCAGGTGGCGTTTTGGTAAGTGAAGATGTAAAAATTCAGGCAGAGGTACAATTTGTAAAGCAGGTTGAATAA
- a CDS encoding helix-turn-helix transcriptional regulator, which translates to MQQMFNIFKLGTDDVARIAASENEPHTHDYEELLVGVKGTVEHFIDFDSQLIEAPFISFVAKGKVHRVVPGLQKGECEIWGIRFRSEFIAETTFQLYSIYHDNANMALPPDRCFKRLETLCQLMEDEVKAEEPDYSVIRHLLSALFTMIEAERKKLEPETEHTLKSQSTTFKSFLKTLEENFRRPEGVEFYAEKLFMSSRNLNIICKNILQQSVSEIIETRKLIEAKNLLMTTDKTVAEIGFELGYSEKSYFSNVFKRREGITPGQFRKEKKTLIS; encoded by the coding sequence ATGCAACAAATGTTCAACATATTTAAGCTGGGGACTGATGATGTGGCACGCATCGCAGCTTCAGAAAATGAGCCTCATACTCACGACTATGAAGAGTTGCTGGTTGGGGTGAAGGGCACTGTTGAACATTTTATCGATTTTGACTCTCAACTAATTGAGGCCCCGTTTATCAGTTTTGTGGCTAAAGGTAAAGTTCACAGGGTTGTTCCGGGCCTGCAAAAGGGTGAGTGCGAAATATGGGGTATTCGCTTCCGTAGTGAGTTTATTGCTGAAACAACTTTTCAATTATACTCCATTTATCATGATAATGCCAATATGGCTTTACCTCCCGATCGTTGTTTCAAACGACTTGAAACATTGTGTCAGTTAATGGAGGATGAAGTTAAAGCTGAGGAACCGGATTATAGCGTAATACGCCACTTGCTGAGTGCTTTATTTACCATGATTGAAGCAGAACGCAAGAAACTGGAACCAGAGACAGAACATACATTAAAAAGTCAGAGTACAACTTTTAAAAGCTTTCTGAAAACCCTTGAAGAAAACTTTCGTCGACCTGAGGGAGTTGAATTCTATGCCGAGAAGCTTTTTATGAGTAGTCGTAATCTCAATATTATCTGTAAGAACATACTTCAGCAAAGTGTCTCTGAAATTATTGAAACCAGAAAATTAATCGAAGCAAAAAACCTTTTAATGACAACAGATAAAACAGTTGCAGAAATTGGTTTTGAACTGGGATACAGTGAAAAATCCTACTTCTCCAACGTGTTTAAACGACGTGAAGGAATCACTCCCGGACAGTTTAGAAAAGAAAAAAAGACTCTTATTTCTTAA
- a CDS encoding radical SAM protein, which translates to MLVNKCKSDFSAYPELKWLNSYEAFEALEHRASLINQLQDDSLFKQTKPYHNQISQGCKICGEGSWSCLFITNKCNAGCFYCPVSQNLDEVPSTQGLDFKNPTEYANYINHFKFKGVSFSGGEPLLFFDRTLAYLNEVRKNCDKDLYIWAYTNGILADRHKMELLADAGLNEIRFDIGATAFKLDKIATAKGLIPKITIEIPAVPEEKQRLIDLLPEMIEAGVTNLNLHQLRLTPHNVRHLSKRDYTYIPAERPIVLESELAALEIIQYARNINLNIGINYCSFFYKHRFQKAGYRRQVAEALNVNANEITENGYIRSITENHIEYRSVKLYEKEEIGMDVKELEIGEKKYFVAKPLILREKITAADKEMILGLISEKPTEIPSDELLFKVWQMEYIEEGLREL; encoded by the coding sequence ATGCTTGTGAACAAGTGTAAAAGCGACTTTTCAGCTTATCCTGAATTAAAATGGCTGAATTCTTACGAAGCATTTGAAGCTCTGGAACATCGTGCCTCATTAATTAATCAGTTGCAGGACGATTCATTATTTAAACAAACCAAACCATATCATAATCAAATATCGCAAGGCTGTAAGATTTGTGGAGAAGGGAGCTGGAGTTGTTTATTTATAACCAATAAATGTAATGCAGGATGCTTCTATTGTCCTGTGTCGCAAAACCTAGATGAAGTGCCTTCAACCCAAGGACTTGATTTTAAAAACCCGACTGAATATGCCAATTACATCAACCATTTTAAGTTTAAAGGTGTCAGTTTTAGTGGGGGAGAACCATTGTTGTTTTTCGATCGCACATTAGCCTATCTGAATGAAGTTAGAAAGAATTGCGATAAGGATTTGTACATCTGGGCATATACAAATGGAATTTTGGCTGACAGACATAAGATGGAATTGTTGGCTGATGCCGGATTAAATGAAATACGTTTTGATATTGGAGCAACAGCATTTAAGTTGGATAAGATTGCTACGGCAAAAGGTCTGATCCCCAAAATTACCATTGAAATACCTGCTGTTCCTGAAGAAAAGCAACGATTGATTGACTTATTACCTGAGATGATTGAGGCGGGTGTTACTAATCTTAATCTGCATCAATTACGACTGACACCTCATAATGTCCGTCACCTTTCAAAAAGAGATTATACTTATATACCGGCTGAAAGGCCCATTGTTTTGGAATCAGAACTAGCTGCACTGGAGATCATTCAATATGCAAGAAATATTAATTTGAATATTGGAATTAACTACTGTTCTTTCTTTTATAAGCATCGTTTTCAAAAAGCAGGATATAGAAGACAGGTTGCAGAGGCGTTAAATGTTAATGCCAATGAAATTACAGAGAATGGTTATATCCGTTCAATAACAGAAAATCATATCGAATATCGATCAGTAAAACTATACGAGAAAGAAGAGATAGGAATGGATGTAAAGGAATTGGAAATTGGTGAGAAAAAATATTTTGTAGCAAAACCTTTAATTCTCAGAGAAAAAATAACAGCCGCCGATAAGGAAATGATCCTTGGATTGATTAGTGAGAAACCTACTGAAATACCATCTGATGAACTTTTGTTTAAAGTGTGGCAAATGGAATATATTGAAGAAGGGCTAAGGGAATTATAA